A single genomic interval of Aureliella helgolandensis harbors:
- a CDS encoding AAA family ATPase, which produces MNTGTHSLSDEIWELVRAGFSGIWIETHEPSEAILELSAMSAEHDLRLLAWNLDSGLRCVGGGQPEDSQADPMAAIRSLATLPDEQSTLLVLENFHYFVDSPEICQALLTQLQLGKQFGRHLVIVSPTVRLPAVLERQFVVLQHALPVGGQLWDIAESLIEDVELYPESQRQALREAAAGMTRLEAESAFSLSLVRHSRLTTEEVWQLKSAWLRKSGMLQLHQSQHGFESLGGLESLKQFCRHSLRRQSATLARPRGVVLLGVPGTGKSAFAKSLGKEVDRPVMMLDVGQLMGSLVGQSEANLRDALKTADAMAPSILFIDEVEKALSGAASGGRGDSGVSSRLFGTLLTWLNDHQSDVYTIVTCNDIQRLPPEFSRAERFDGIFFLDLPGREEKEAIWELYLSEYEIDPSQARPEDEQWTGAEIKACCRLSSLLSVPLVDAAQYIVPVGVTASEDIQRLRSWANGRCLDACQPGIFRTALPTTTAKRPRRGISLRPSDN; this is translated from the coding sequence ATGAACACTGGCACCCATTCACTCTCTGACGAAATCTGGGAACTGGTTCGTGCCGGCTTCTCAGGAATTTGGATCGAGACGCACGAACCGAGTGAGGCGATTCTAGAGCTCTCAGCCATGAGTGCCGAACACGACCTGCGTCTGCTTGCCTGGAATCTCGATTCGGGGTTGCGGTGTGTAGGCGGTGGACAACCTGAGGACAGTCAGGCTGATCCGATGGCCGCGATTCGCAGTCTGGCGACTCTGCCCGACGAGCAGTCGACTCTCCTGGTGCTGGAGAATTTCCACTACTTCGTCGATTCCCCCGAGATCTGCCAAGCCCTGCTGACTCAGCTTCAGTTGGGCAAACAGTTCGGGAGGCATCTCGTGATCGTCTCACCCACGGTTCGACTCCCCGCAGTCTTGGAGCGACAGTTTGTGGTCCTGCAGCATGCGCTGCCTGTAGGTGGGCAGTTGTGGGATATTGCTGAATCTTTGATCGAAGACGTTGAGCTCTACCCAGAGTCCCAGCGTCAGGCCCTCAGAGAAGCAGCAGCCGGCATGACTCGGCTGGAAGCGGAGTCGGCTTTCAGTCTCTCTCTAGTACGGCACTCCAGACTTACGACCGAAGAGGTCTGGCAGCTGAAATCGGCTTGGTTGCGCAAATCGGGCATGCTCCAGCTTCATCAGAGCCAACACGGCTTTGAGTCGCTGGGTGGGCTGGAGAGCTTGAAGCAGTTCTGTCGCCATTCGCTGCGGCGACAGTCAGCAACGCTCGCCAGACCACGTGGTGTGGTGCTGCTGGGCGTTCCGGGTACGGGGAAGAGTGCCTTTGCGAAGTCGCTGGGCAAGGAGGTCGACCGGCCTGTGATGATGCTCGATGTCGGGCAGCTCATGGGCTCACTGGTCGGTCAGAGCGAAGCGAATCTTCGTGACGCTCTGAAGACGGCTGATGCCATGGCTCCATCGATTCTGTTTATCGATGAGGTCGAAAAGGCTCTCTCTGGCGCCGCCTCGGGTGGCAGGGGAGACAGTGGCGTTTCAAGTCGCCTGTTTGGCACGCTGCTCACCTGGCTCAACGACCACCAGAGTGACGTGTACACCATCGTGACCTGCAACGACATCCAGCGGCTCCCACCAGAGTTCAGTCGCGCTGAACGCTTTGATGGGATCTTCTTCCTCGATCTACCCGGGCGCGAGGAGAAGGAGGCGATTTGGGAATTGTACTTGAGTGAGTACGAGATCGACCCTTCTCAGGCTCGTCCGGAGGATGAACAGTGGACTGGCGCCGAGATCAAAGCTTGTTGCCGGCTCTCCAGCCTCCTGAGCGTCCCGCTAGTCGACGCGGCTCAGTACATCGTACCAGTCGGGGTAACCGCCTCGGAAGACATCCAGCGGCTCCGTAGCTGGGCCAATGGGCGTTGCCTGGATGCTTGCCAGCCTGGCATCTTCCGAACAGCCCTACCGACAACCACGGCCAAGCGTCCCAGGCGAGGCATCAGCCTCCGTCCCTCGGACAACTAG
- a CDS encoding DUF1257 domain-containing protein, which produces MSHIVSVQTEIRDLVAVQSACQRLRWDRPTVGQFKLFTRSVTGLGVLPPQWRYPIVCDLATGQLAYDNYEGRWGNPADLGRFKQAYAVEKAMLEARKAGRFVVERSLSDGAIELCVTVQGGVE; this is translated from the coding sequence ATGAGTCACATCGTTTCGGTCCAGACCGAGATCAGAGATCTAGTGGCGGTGCAATCCGCCTGTCAGCGCCTACGGTGGGATCGTCCTACCGTGGGGCAATTCAAGCTCTTCACTCGCTCAGTCACGGGCTTGGGAGTGTTGCCGCCGCAGTGGCGGTACCCAATCGTGTGCGACCTGGCAACAGGCCAGCTCGCCTACGACAACTACGAAGGTCGCTGGGGCAATCCCGCCGACCTAGGACGCTTCAAGCAGGCCTACGCCGTCGAGAAGGCAATGCTCGAAGCTCGCAAGGCGGGCAGGTTCGTGGTGGAACGTTCTCTCTCCGATGGTGCGATCGAATTGTGCGTGACCGTTCAGGGAGGTGTGGAATGA
- a CDS encoding DUF2997 domain-containing protein: MSQRIIIRIDTEGATQVRTEGFRGNSCQAASRLLERALGRTTSEQLTSDYYQSSTTTGNQQFETGDTP, encoded by the coding sequence ATGAGCCAACGGATCATTATCCGAATCGACACCGAAGGAGCCACGCAGGTCCGTACCGAGGGCTTCCGTGGAAACAGCTGCCAGGCGGCGAGCCGCCTGCTTGAACGAGCGCTGGGGCGTACTACGTCCGAGCAGCTCACAAGTGATTACTACCAATCCAGTACTACCACTGGAAATCAACAATTTGAAACTGGAGATACGCCATGA